The genomic window AAATCTATATAAACGGCAAGACTTTAATGGTTACCGGCACTGGCTATAATTCCGAAGGGGATTTCATTTCTTCCGAGGGCAGGCTTTTCAAAAAACCTGAGGGTGAACTCAAACGCTTGCTGGAAATCGGAGCCTCCTGTAACAATGCGGTGATTTCACGTCAAAAAGGCGGGCTCTTTGGCGATTTTATTAAAACCAGAGAGCTTGCGCCCTCCGGAGACCCCACGGAAGTGGCCATACTTGTAGCCGCCTTAAAAGGCGGGGTACAAAAAGAAAATGTAGACAGCACTTACCGGAGGATTAGGGAAATACCCTTCGACTCCAATAGAAAAAGAATGTCGGTGGTGGTTAAGAACCACAGGGGTGAGATCTTTCTATTCTCAAAGGGTGCGCCGGATGTTGTTTTATCTCTGTGCACCCGGATAGAAAAAGATGGTCAGGTGCGGCAATTATTTAAAAAAGATGAGGATGAAATACTCACCATCAATGAGGATATGGGAAGGGAAGCCCTCAGGGTGCTGGCCTTTGCATATAAAAAATTAACCATACAGGAGATGGATGATAAAGACCCGGAGCATGGCCTCGTTTTTTTAGGGCTCATGGGCATGATAGACCCGCCGAGGCCTGAAGCAATAGAGGCTGTGCAGAAGTGTTTTTCCGCTGGTATCCGTCCGGTGATGATAACCGGTGACCATAAGGCTACGGCCTGGGCTGTTGCCAGGGAACTCAAGATGATAACAAAGGACAGTAAAATTCTCACCGGTCGGGAACTGGATGACATGAGCGAGCCGGAATTTACAAAATGCGTGGATGATGTAGCCGTATATGCGCGGGTGACCCCCCGGCACAAGCTTAAGATAGTAAAAGCTTTGAAGAAAAAAGGTCATGTGGTGGCCATGACAGGGGATGGGGTAAACGACGCTCCTGCTGTCAAGGAGGCCGATATTGGTGTATCTATGGGCATAAGCGGCACCGATGTAACAAAAGAGGCATCTTCCATGATTCTATTGGATGACAATTTTGCCAGCATAGTGGCAGCGGTGGAAGAGGGCAGAATTATATATGATAATATAAGGAAATTCATCCGCTATCTCCTATCCTGCAACATAGGAGAGGTTCTTACCATGATATGGACATCGGCTCTGGGCTTACCCCTGCCGTTATTGCCCATACAGATCCTGTGGATGAACCTGGTGACCGACGGGCTCCCGGCCATGGCCCTGGGTATGGACCCTCCCGAAAGGGATGTAATGAACCGAAAGCCCAGGAGCAAGGGTGAAAATGTATTTTCCGGTGGCCTTGCAAAAAGAATAATATACAGGGGGGTATTAATAAGTGTTGCCACGGTAGCTGCTTTCATTCTGACAGGACTTTACAGCAAGGGGGATCTCATCCTGTCAAGGACAGCATCTTTCAGCACCCTGGTACTGGCGCAGCTCATTTTTGTGTTCGAGTGCAGGACCGAAAGGCGCGGGATATGGGAGCAGAACCCCTTTTCAAACATATATCTAACCCTGGCAGCATTACTTTCCGCAGGAATGCTCCTTATGGTAATATATGTGCCCTTTTTCCAGCCCATTTTCCATACAATCCCTCCGGACAGAAACCTATGGATGCTCATAGTAGCCCTGGCAGGCCTCAGCGCGGTGGTATAAACTCACTTCCTGGTTTTTGACGACCCGGGCAGGAATTTTCAATCTTTTGTGGAATTATTAAATATATCACATGCCGGGGGGTTATAAAAATGTTCGGGAATCTAGAATTTAGCATCAACCTTTACACCGAAGGCGAGAAGTTTTTCGACATGTTAAAAGCCGTTATAAGGGACTCCAAAAAATCTCAATGGCCCCATGAGAAGGAAAGAGCTGTCTTTGCAGAACAATTATTCAAAAAAGCCCTCGACACATTTGAAGAAGGGATCAAGACCGCCGAAAGCAAGGTGGAAGAAGGATTTCATACCGAACAGGATTTAAGGCTTGTAAAAGATATGAGGGAGAAATGTGACTACTGGAAGAAAAAACTCTACGAAGCGGTGAGCGGAAAGACGGGCAGTTGCTGCAGTTAGATTTACGTGCATGGCGGATGCTCGGATAAAATTATGATTCGGGTGTAAACTTTTGGAGGTAAGAAACATGGAAGCTATTGCTGGCGATATAACCGCGGCTCAAGCCGAACGTCGAAATTACGGTCATGGATAAAAATAAGGATTTCATCGAATGGTACAAAATCTGATAATAAGTCACTACCCTGAAAAATGTAGCAATTTATAGGGTAGTGAATTTTTATTTATTAAAATTCATCCACATCTTGACTTAACTTCTTATCAATATTATTGTCATTGATTGATTTTTTTTGTACAATTTTTGTATAATAGATGAGTAAATTTCTAAACAAGCTTAATACAAAACCAATTCCGGAGGAATCCACTATGGAACTAATAAAACTCAGAGGTCATACCAATTATATTCCCGGCGCCACCAATGTAGGAGTTTACAGATATAAAAACGGGTTTTGCACCCTCATAGATACCGGTATAGACAATACGGTGGGCAAAAAGATCCTGGAGACGCTGGATAAAGAAAAATTAAAGGTTAAATATATAGTAAACACCCATGCACATCCCGACCATTTCGGCGCCGACGATTATATAAAGGAAAATCACACAGGGACCCTCATAGCCGCTTCCAGGGTTGAAAAACTCTTTATGGAAAACAACTCTCTGGAAGGTACAGTTTTTTACGGTGCAAGCCCCATGCAGGGCCTATCGGCAAAAGTTGTAAAAGCCAGAGAAACTCCGGTAGATATAGAGCTTTCGGCAGGGACGGTAGAGCTGGGGGATAAGAAGTTTGAAATAGTTCCTCTCAAAGGCCATACTCTGGATCAAATAGGTGTCGTTACGGAAGATAATGTAATCTTTTGCGGAGATGCCTTTTTCAGTGAGGAAAAGCTTGAAAAATACCCGTTTCCGTTTCTGTTTGACATTCTGGAACAGTTCAAGACCCTTGAATTTTTGATGGCTTCAAACTACGATTATTATATTATTTCCCACAGCGAAAAACTCATAGATGACCCGAAAGCCCTTATACAAAAAAATATCGACAACTTAAACGACAACATCAACATGATCCTGGAATATTTGGCCCAGCCTCTGACACGGGAGGACCTGGCAGAACTCGTAATAAAGCGGTATAATATAATAATGAATGTGCCTCAATATTTTATCACCCTGACTTCGGTGAGCGCATTTTTGACATATCTTTTGGAAAAACAATCCATAAACACCGACATAATAGACGGAAAACTTTATTTTTACGTTTAGAATAAGCTAGGAGAGGTATTAATGATATCCAAGAGAGACGATATAAGAAACGTCGCCATCATAGCCCACGTGGACCATGGCAAGACTACTCTGGTAGACGGCATGTTAAAACAGAGCGGAATTTTTCGACAGAACCAAAAGGTGGAAGAAAGGGTTCTGGATTCCAACGCCCTGGAAAGGGAGCGGGGCATTACTATCCTGGCCAAAAACACTGCCATTACCTATAACGGCATAAAGATAAACATCGTGGATACTCCAGGCCACGCTGATTTTGGCGGTGAAGTGGAGCGGGTATTGAAGATGGTGGACGGTGTTCTCTTGCTGGTAGATGCCTTTGAAGGCCCCATGCCCCAGACCCGCTTTGTGCTGAAAAAGGCCCTGGCACTGGATTTACCGGCCATAGTGGTCATAAATAAAATCGACCGCCCCGATGCCCGGGTGAAACAGGTAGAAGACGAAGTTCTGGAACTCTTCATAGAACTGGGGGCCGACGATTCCCAGATAGATTTTCCGGTGGTTTATGCATCGGCCAAAGACGGCATTGCCAAATATTCTATGGACGAGCCCTCGGATAATTTAAAGCCCCTATTCGACACCATAGTCAACCACATCCCGGCTCCAGCGGGAGACCCGGAGGCTCCAGTGCAGGTACTTATCACCACTCTGGATTACGATGATTACGTGGGAAGGATTGCCATAGGAAGGGTGTTCCGGGGCACCATTGTTTCGGGAAAGGAATATGCCATCTGCAAAAAAGACGGCAGTATTTCAATGACAAAAGTGAGCAATCTTTATGAATTCATGGGCTTGAAAAGGGAGGAAGCCAGAGAAGCTACCATAGGCGATATTGTAGCAGTGACGGGCATCCAGGATATAGACATAGGTGAAACTATAGCCGATGCGGAAAATCCCGAGCCGGTGCCATATGTTAATATAGATGAGCCGACCCTTTCCATGATATTCAGTGTCAACAACAGCCCCTTCGCAGGCCAGGAAGGGCAGTATGTCACTTCCAGGCATTTAAGGGAAAGGCTGTTCAAGGAGGCCAAAAGTAATGTGAGCCTTCGCGTGGAAGAAACGGACAGCCCTGACAGCTTCAAGGTTTCCGGCCGCGGTGAACTGCACCTTTCAGTGCTGATAGAGACCATGCGCCGGGAAGGATATGAATTTCAGGTATCCAGGCCCATGGTTATTATAAAAGAGGTAAACGGCAAAAAGATGGAACCTATGGAATCGGTGGTCATAGATATTCCGGAAGAGTATATGGGTGTGGTTATGGAAAAAATGGGCGCCCGCCGGGGACAGCTCACAAATATGGAGAACATGGGTAACGGCGCATTGAGGTTGGAATTTGAGATACCCACCCGTGGGCTTCTGGGCTACCGCTCGGAATTCATGACAGATACCAAGGGAGAAGGTATATTAAACGCCGTTTTTTCAGGTTATACTCCTTATAAAGGAGAAATCCCTACCAGAAGCCGTGGAGCACTGGTAGCTTTTGAAAGCGGAGAATCCAACACTTACGGCCTATATAATGCACAGGACCGGGGGACCTTATTTATCGGGCCCGGAGTGAGAGTATATGAAGGAATGATAGTGGGAGAAAATTCCCGGCCCGGCGACCTTGACATAAATGTATGCAAGAAAAAGCATGTGACAAATCTGCGATCATCCACCGCTGATGAGGCCTTGAGGCTTACTCCGCCCAGGGAAATGACCCTGGAAAAATGCCTGGAATTCATAAAGGATGACGAACTGGTGGAAGTGACTCCGAAAAACATCCGAATGCGCAAAACCATTCTTTCCAGGCAGGAAAGAGCAAGGGCAAGGGCGAGGGGCGCGTAAACCCGCATATAATTATATTAATTATGTTAATAAAAAGTCCTCATGACCGTGAGGGCTTTTTTAATAGCCTTGTTGCGAGGCTACTTTAACGGCATTTACATTCCATACTGTGTTTTCAAGGTTCGGGTGTATGATCAAATAGAGTGTATCTATAACCGCAAAAGTACAAGTCAGGCATTTTGACATCTACTTTTGCAGGATTATCTCTACTTTTGTAGAATTATAAGACTCGAAGTGGTGGATTTATTTTTCCTTTTTTTCGGATTTCATTGATAATAGCAACAAGATTATCACTATCGAATATAGGTATCAGGGTTAGGATCACTATATCTTCTACCATAATTACTGGCCCAAACTTCCAAACTTGATACATGTACTTGTGAATCATCTATCTGTACAACTTTCCCACCCGATTTAATTATATCATAAAAAT from Biomaibacter acetigenes includes these protein-coding regions:
- a CDS encoding cation-translocating P-type ATPase, which encodes MEYFGTDLHKGLSSREIPLKKKLFGENQIQEVKKISPLSIFIAQFTDFITLVLIGAMAISAYLGEVADAIAITAIVIINGFLGFIQEYRTEKSLQALRELAAPTAKVLRDGEIKVVPAKDVVPGDIVLLESGDRVPADGELIEAEGFSIDESILTGESVPVEKSTKPGEEAEMKIHRRNLAFMGTLVVSGRGRMLVTETGMGTEMGKIAGMMGKIEDEETPLQQRLDVLGKQLVTASLFICATVSILGIIRGEKAYDMFLFGVSLAVAAIPEGLPAIVTVVLTLGVQRMIRKNAVIRKLPAVETLGCATVICSDKTGTLTENRMTVRKIYINGKTLMVTGTGYNSEGDFISSEGRLFKKPEGELKRLLEIGASCNNAVISRQKGGLFGDFIKTRELAPSGDPTEVAILVAALKGGVQKENVDSTYRRIREIPFDSNRKRMSVVVKNHRGEIFLFSKGAPDVVLSLCTRIEKDGQVRQLFKKDEDEILTINEDMGREALRVLAFAYKKLTIQEMDDKDPEHGLVFLGLMGMIDPPRPEAIEAVQKCFSAGIRPVMITGDHKATAWAVARELKMITKDSKILTGRELDDMSEPEFTKCVDDVAVYARVTPRHKLKIVKALKKKGHVVAMTGDGVNDAPAVKEADIGVSMGISGTDVTKEASSMILLDDNFASIVAAVEEGRIIYDNIRKFIRYLLSCNIGEVLTMIWTSALGLPLPLLPIQILWMNLVTDGLPAMALGMDPPERDVMNRKPRSKGENVFSGGLAKRIIYRGVLISVATVAAFILTGLYSKGDLILSRTASFSTLVLAQLIFVFECRTERRGIWEQNPFSNIYLTLAALLSAGMLLMVIYVPFFQPIFHTIPPDRNLWMLIVALAGLSAVV
- a CDS encoding MBL fold metallo-hydrolase, whose amino-acid sequence is MELIKLRGHTNYIPGATNVGVYRYKNGFCTLIDTGIDNTVGKKILETLDKEKLKVKYIVNTHAHPDHFGADDYIKENHTGTLIAASRVEKLFMENNSLEGTVFYGASPMQGLSAKVVKARETPVDIELSAGTVELGDKKFEIVPLKGHTLDQIGVVTEDNVIFCGDAFFSEEKLEKYPFPFLFDILEQFKTLEFLMASNYDYYIISHSEKLIDDPKALIQKNIDNLNDNINMILEYLAQPLTREDLAELVIKRYNIIMNVPQYFITLTSVSAFLTYLLEKQSINTDIIDGKLYFYV
- the typA gene encoding translational GTPase TypA — encoded protein: MISKRDDIRNVAIIAHVDHGKTTLVDGMLKQSGIFRQNQKVEERVLDSNALERERGITILAKNTAITYNGIKINIVDTPGHADFGGEVERVLKMVDGVLLLVDAFEGPMPQTRFVLKKALALDLPAIVVINKIDRPDARVKQVEDEVLELFIELGADDSQIDFPVVYASAKDGIAKYSMDEPSDNLKPLFDTIVNHIPAPAGDPEAPVQVLITTLDYDDYVGRIAIGRVFRGTIVSGKEYAICKKDGSISMTKVSNLYEFMGLKREEAREATIGDIVAVTGIQDIDIGETIADAENPEPVPYVNIDEPTLSMIFSVNNSPFAGQEGQYVTSRHLRERLFKEAKSNVSLRVEETDSPDSFKVSGRGELHLSVLIETMRREGYEFQVSRPMVIIKEVNGKKMEPMESVVIDIPEEYMGVVMEKMGARRGQLTNMENMGNGALRLEFEIPTRGLLGYRSEFMTDTKGEGILNAVFSGYTPYKGEIPTRSRGALVAFESGESNTYGLYNAQDRGTLFIGPGVRVYEGMIVGENSRPGDLDINVCKKKHVTNLRSSTADEALRLTPPREMTLEKCLEFIKDDELVEVTPKNIRMRKTILSRQERARARARGA